A stretch of DNA from Ricinus communis isolate WT05 ecotype wild-type chromosome 4, ASM1957865v1, whole genome shotgun sequence:
taccaattcacttccaaatatccataaaatcgatcttaaaaaccccatttagatgtgtgtattttacgcacagcACTGCCTCCAGGTAGGCTAGTTGCTCCAGAGCTCCTGGCATCTCACACTTTTCATGTTCCTGTACCAAGATAATTCCAAAGGATCTTTAGcaataatagatgaaatacAATTCATAGCATTACGGATCTGAAACATCACTTGCTCTTTCCCTACCCTAAGAATAAGCTTACCATCATGAGCATCAATGATGGCCCTAGTTGTAGCAAGAAAGGGTCTTTCTAAAATAAAGGAAACATCAAAAGGTTCATTCATATACATAACTATAAAATCCATAGGAAAAGTAAACTCCTGAACCTtaaccaataagtcctcaatGATACCCCTAAGGTATACAACAGATTTATCAGCCAATTGAATGCTTATAAGTGTTGTGTTAGGTTCTCCTAGCCCTAATTTcttgaataaattataaggCATAACAGTAATGTTAGCCCCCAAATCAGCAAGCGCATTATCAACATTTAGATTACCAATAAAgcaaggaatagtaaaacttCCTAGGTCTTTTAGCTTCTTTGGTAGTCTTCTTTGAATGATCGCTGAACTCTTTTCTAACAGTTGCACCATTAATACTGCCTTGAGGTTCC
This window harbors:
- the LOC107261329 gene encoding uncharacterized protein LOC107261329, with the translated sequence MVQLLEKSSAIIQRRLPKKLKDLGSFTIPCFIGNLNVDNALADLGANITVMPYNLFKKLGLGEPNTTLISIQLADKSVVYLRGIIEDLLVKVQEFTFPMDFIVMYMNEPFDVSFILERPFLATTRAIIDAHDGKLILRVGKEQVMFQIRNAMNCISSIIAKDPLELSWYRNMKSVRCQELWSN